The following DNA comes from Deltaproteobacteria bacterium.
ACAAGAGCCCAAACACCCAAAGCGGGATGATGCGAGGATCTGCCGAGAATTCCCAAGTATCCCGGACTACATAGGAATGCTCTTCGTCCTTGATTTGCCTTTTGCCTTTGCGCGGACCGCCCACTTCGAACGTGTAGGGACCAACAGCAAAGTCAGCTTGTCCCGAATGCAGACTGACCTGGTGGTGACTCAGTGCCATACTGGTCAGGAAGAAAGTCCCGCGTATCGATCCTATATCGGGTTTTAGTTCGGCATATGCATAATAGAGAGCCGTGTTGCCGAGATAAAGCTTTTCCGGTTTACGCAGAGACTTTAGTGTGTAGCGGTCGAGGCTGCGGATGATTCCAGCGTCCTTTAGGCATGCAAGGTAGTGCTTCAGAGTGCGGGAATCACTGATGTGGGCGTAGGCTTTAAGCGCTTCGTAGTCGATGGTGTAAGGCACGTTTTGCGCGATGGTTTTGAAGATGGATTGTAGTTTGCGCGCCATATCCGGGCGCGAATGAGTCTGTGCTAAGACGATCTCGTAGGCAATGGTATCCTCTGTGGCTTGGCGTAGCAGTGTGCTGAACGCACTATCGCTCGTATGGGAGACGCCATAAGCGTGATAGCCGCGCCTAAGGTAATCGGCAAATAATAGAGG
Coding sequences within:
- a CDS encoding ATP-binding protein, coding for MLSTEKYYQIIDYNKPVWARVRAFTGSREQLGDPDFLSANLACLVGEKGVGKTVLACQKALQLAANDTTKIFYISLDDTMFAADSMYDLAQLAETHGVQVVIFDEVHRYSAWKSELKRIADRLTVRCIVSGSSILSFKDLGGLARRMVKYQLLGMTLREYLNMTHGSRIKSLSLDELCRNGPRAVEDIARTLQAKTQRPLPLLFADYLRRGYHAYGVSHTSDSAFSTLLRQATEDTIAYEIVLAQTHSRPDMARKLQSIFKTIAQNVPYTIDYEALKAYAHISDSRTLKHYLACLKDAGIIRSLDRYTLKSLRKPEKLYLGNTALYYAYAELKPDIGSIRGTFFLTSMALSHHQVSLHSGQADFAVGPYTFEVGGPRKGKRQIKDEEHSYVVRDTWEFSADPRIIPLWVFGLL